The nucleotide sequence GAATCCTCCGAGATGTGAGACAACGATGGCAAATAAATGACGTTTAAAAAACAATCCTGAAGACAGATTTAAAACGTGGCAGGACAGATGCGAATAAAACGTTCGAGTCGATCAGAGCCACATGCTGTAAACGCTGCAATAACAATAGCGAAACGGGGACGTCATAAATCACTGATCACTTTTGGGGACGCATGCAGACATCACAGCCAGTTTCACTCGTCCGAAAAAAATATCtcctaaaatgtttttcatgcaTGAAAGCAGATGTTTTCACAGGAATGTCAGCGCTGGGGtgaatttaataataataataataataataaaagttagACCTGAGCCTCATAAATCTCTGTACAGCATGAAATGAGGAGTAACGTGGACCCAACGGGCCGGCCCGGTGCCGCGTAAAACCTGCAGGGTAATTATTGATCACTTCTTACTGTTCAcaatgaacaaaataataattataataattaaaataacgCAGAATACAAATTTATTGTGACTAAACTTGAAAGGCGTCGTGGCTAAGCTCACTGGCGACTCAGGACGTCTGAAGGCTGAGCCGGTTGCATCggtttcatttttacatttcagttctCACTATTCCTTCTTTTCCACACAATGCCCGCAGCTGCGGATAATTGAGACCAGTGTGTTCCCATCAATAACGGAGCCCTTCTTCCGCAGACAGATTTTAATTTAACAgtataatgtgaaatatttcatttttatcaGCTTGCGTTATTTTTGAAACGGTTTCCGCCCATCAAGTGGAATAAAAACGGAAGGATTAATGAAGATTTTTGGTTCTAAATTTAATCCCGTCAGATTGACTTTATGACCTCCagcggccactagagggcgacgGGCCTTTCAGAGACGGGATCTCAGTTTGGACTTTTGACACTTCAGGCTGAAGTTGCGGGTTCGCCGCTGAGACGCGCAGCTGAACTCACTACAACTATAAATGTCAGTTGTTTGGTCAACAGATTTTAGTCAAATAAGTCCTCAGGTGACCTTCAACACGTAAATCAATAGAACAAATTGTGCATTGATAAATTACAAGCGGCTCTCCACACCGAGGGAACGCTTATAGGTCGAAACGGTGCAGCACACCTCCATCCCGCGTAATCACAATCATGTGCAATCATATGTTGGGAATTCGGGGGAAACATTTTCTTATGTGTACTAATGAGGCAACATTTCTTTTAAGAGGCACTTAAAGTACTAAATGTGATGGAAAATTGCCCCAAAACCTCATAAACCAAACTGAATCACAAGCTGCATCACCAAGGCTTTAATGTGGAATAGGTTTCTGATCTGTCCTTTACAAGgcaatttattttcataaaaaacAGAATGATTACTATCACCCTTGGGctaaattgtacttttttttattttttattgtgcagCATTTGGCATTTTTGGTGCCGAGTCACAGGACATAAAACTGTTAAATTACCTGGCCTCCTGCTGTCAAAATGTTCTtaatgaaagagaaataaagggGATTCTGCGGCCCTCTAATGATCATCAACAGGCACAGCAATTAAGATTTATAACCACACTCTGGTCTGATTTCTTAACGAGCCACATGGTGCTGactaacattttcatttttgtaggGTTGGTTGGTTCTTTGGCTGCAGGAGGTTCAGACCCGACGGCTCACTGCAAAGATTCTTgttacaaaaacaagcaaacaaaagcaTGTTTGAAAATGGGCCTGAATCAGATTAAACTGCAGGCTGCCAgattaaataaacaacaacaacaacaagcaccGCGCTATTAAAGTTTTTAAGGAGGCATAACTTGTGAAATTCTGCAGTGTTATTACGAGTCCAAAAATCTTTGTGGTGTGTTTTGCATCTTTCGTTCTTCCATTTTAACCATCGCAGGAAACAGTTTGGAGCATTCTATAACAAAAGCTGCTGATTTTACTCTTCGACAGATTTGATACTTTGCAAATATAATCAAGAAATAAATtggaatatataaatatattatattataacaaTTTACTGCCAGTGAAACACAACTTGGGAGATTTCAAGTGCTGGAGTTTTACCTTCAGTTTAGAAAGTTAAACCTTAAACAGGAGGGAACCTTCGGCACCACCTTGTGACAGATCAGGTTAAACTCTCAATGCAGATAAACAACATTTATTAGCATGATTAATCTGCTTCAACAAATATGCACGGTGGGATTCATGACTGTTTGCATCAGGAATCATAAACATCACATCAAGACATACTGAGAGGTAAATTAGGGCTGCTGGAAAACTTCCTTGATGTTTCATTCTTGTCATGAAAAATGACTCAGTCACAAACGGACTCTGAAAATGCTGTTGCTCTCTTCATTATTAAATCAGGGCATCTTCACGCATCAGTAAAGGCCTTATTTAATAGATTACATATATCACGAGGGAGTCCTGTAAATCGTTTCCACGCAGGTGTTCACACAAAAAGGATGATTCACAGGCCCAGTAAGGCAGGGCCAAACCAGAGGTCAGCTATAATCATGTAAGTTCTAGTAACGTGAACTGTCCTCAGAGGCTCCAACCCCACCACAAGATGAGaatacaaatgaatgaatgaactgcaAACCATGTAAAACTTTCAATTTCATCTCATATAAACAGCATTCAAAAATAAGGCTGCATGAGATCACATCCAGAGCAAAGAAAAATGCGTCAGGAATCAAGTAAGATGGAAATATTTACTTTATGGCAAAACACAGAGGAAAAAAGGGATAGAGGAACAATATTTGTTACATATTTTAAGTCGAACATTTCACAAATTACAGTGTGTGTGGACCCTTTCTATATGCAGATCAGAGTTTCACCGCTAGATGGCAACAGAGACCGTACATTAAACCAGAGGAGACGTTAGTATCCCCCGAAATCCATTACTTAGAATAATGAGGCAGAACATTTTGCAGAAAataaggaaaaaacaaaacattttgttacgtaaaatttaatttgttgttttctggTTTTTAGtaaaacacagaagcagaaacTGGTTTGTGTCAAAGcctctttgctttgctttcagtTTGTGGCTTCTTTTTTCCATGCAAGACAAAACAAGTCATTCtattataacatttattttcctttgaaGGGAAAGGCGAATTTAGTTATTTAACCTAAATAATACATCTTATTTTAGTTTAACAATGGCACATGTACAATTCAGTGCACGTGCCATTGCAATTCCAcaattcatgcacatttaatacaaattgaAGTATATGCAGTGCATATATTTAGATTTTCGTTGTGGACTGTGtattatacaaatatataatgtactgtacagcagtgtgtgtgtataaggtCTTACCTTTACTAAATGAAGTCCATACGCCAATCCTTGACTTTGTTGAAGAAGTCTTCCTTGTCTTCTCTGAGTTTTTACCAGAGAAGAAAGACGTCCTTAATTGGAGAAAGGCGTCCTTAATTGGAGAAAGGCGTCCTTGGAGAAAGACGTCCTTGGAGAAAGGCGTCCTTGGCCAGTCTGATCCCGACTGTATGTTTTCAGTCTTTTCAAAGCAGAGAACAGTTTGCATCAGATCCTGGGCCAGAAAGCTGAGAAGCTGTCCAGGAGATTCACATTCATTGCTCACAGTCCAATGAGACCAGCCTTTATTCGAACAAAGTCAAACTCTGTGGTTTGGTGTCATCAAAATGTTGTGACATTTCAGTACAATAGACTAAACCAAGGAACGCTCCAGCTCTCCAAAATGATCAAAGCAAGCTTTTGGCTGAACCCTGAATGAAGACGCGTCTCCTCGTGTCTGTTTGCGTTGGACATTATTCTGCTCAAACCGCTCACAGAAGCTGTCAAACATCCACAGCTCCACGCGTGTCGCGGATTCGCGCACAGCACTCTGAAGAGTTTGAAGCGGAGCCTTTAACTCCTGCCACCATTATTTATGCTCTCTTGTCAAAAGTCCAGTTTTGAGAACGTAATTCAGTTTTGACAGATCTCCGCATCTTCCATTGTTGCGTTGAAGAAGAGACTTCCTTTTTCAACTCGCGTGTTCCGGCGGTAGTACAAACATaaacacgcgcacgcgcacgcgctcAATAGGGTGTGGGGTTGAGGCGCGGCACCGCCCGGCACTACGTCACCTCGCACCTTTTGCGAGtatttgctttgattttatGAAACGATTAAAGAAATTTAAAGATCAGACAAATTGtacaacaaataatatttattttatcatttgatttatttattttacttctcaTGACGCACCGCCTCCACGGACCGCACGTCATGAAAACGAGATgattcatctcaaggggtttaaaggtcaattaaatgaaatagaaaatagaaaaacaagTTGTTCCATAAagatatatttaattatatgcaGGCGCCTTTCATGTCTACAAGAGCGATGGATCTAATATTTTATATCAATTTCGACTAAAGCTTTGAAAATATTTCGTTCACTTGGAGTGCAAGCAGCGCTGTCCTAAGTTTGGTATAAAAATATAGCAGAAAGAGAAGCACAGTTCACAAgcaaataacaacaaaacaaaaaaagcaatacaGGATATCATTTCCTCAGAATTTTGTTTCATAATCTCTTATTGCTTTATTATTTTGAGGTTTTCTCCGGCGTGGTTGGCATTCAGCAAATTTCCTGTGGAACTTTTTTCACTCTCTGGGCTGGAATGTGTCCACGCGTGTCCACCGACACGAGAAGCAGCGGTGTGTGTTGCGTTTGACGCGCGtaacgcagcgcagcgcagcgccgACCATCCcgcgcgtgtttgtgtgaacgcGATGAACGCATGCCTGCGATCATCTCTCCTCTTGCAGCAGCTGGAGCCTGTCCTCGGCATAGTAGGGTCTGATGTGCCCGGTATCAAGGGCGTCACAGTCGTCTGTGAAGAACACCAGGTCCtgccaaccaatcagagacatcCATGAGACGCGGCAGTCGGAAAACAAAATACTGCGCAGACAtgtgtgatattttatttttgctgctacCCGATAACAAACTGTGCTGATGATGGTGTGCAGGTTCTGGATCTTCcgcttcagcagcagcattctGGGACGTTCTCTGCAGTACTGGCTGGGATGGTTCAGCACCACGTAGAGAAAGTCACGGAGCTTGGCTGTGACGCATGCGTTCTGGAGAGAGGACATCATTTCAAAGAATGTGTTAACTCCTTTGATTATACTCTTCACACATATACCAACAGGTTTCACTCTGACCCCCATAACAACGGACTCCAGTACCCCGGGAGGGGgatttaaatcccccccccccccccccctctggcatCCTACGGCATCAGTGGCCGTGGAGCGACACGTGATTAACAAACATCACAAACCGCGCTGATCACACCGGTCCTCTGTGCGACGCTTCTGTTCTACACCTCAGATTAGTAAAATGATGTTTGTAGATGGATTTAACGAAAGAGGATTCGAAGCAAATCAACTTATTTTAAAcctccatatgacctcaaacaaTATACTGTAGAGCAGTCATATTTTAAACTCAGATTAAAATTCAGACCAACCCATCGTTCCGATTTCATTTATACTTAATCTGGTTTCCAGTAGGGAGAAAAGTgcttttaaagaaagaaagaaaaacaactggtctgaaaatgttttctgtatCTTTGCGCGTCCTCTCCATCGAACGCACAGCCACCCTGCATTAAACTTACATGCACGTCAAGGAAGATTGTCGGGAGATCTGCAGCACACATTTTCTGCAAAGCGAAAAAACATCATTAGATTACGCAACACGGGTCCAAATGCTAAACGCACGCTTGTCTGCAGACTGTGACACGAAACCGACGGTAACCGagttggttgtttttttttgcttttgatgtGACACGTAAAACAAGAACTTGTCTAATCAGGGTCTGACGGAGGTTTGACCCCATCTCAGGGAGTGTCCTCGCTCATCTCCCCCTCCCACCAACAaatgtgcgcgcgcacacacacacacacacacacacacaaggtccAGGCATCTGCACAAGTCCTCTTTCCTGCATCACCGAACACACACTGAGATCCACCAAATATTTAATGCCTCCACCTGCGGGGATTTCCCCCCCACATTAATCCGATATAAATCATTTCATTGAGCCATCCGAAGCGTTGCCATAGCAACATCTGCacttttttttgacagtttgCACATCTTGAATCAAGCATGCAATGAAATACAAAAGATATATTAAGTGTATTTGTATATATGGAGGCTTGTCGGCTGATTTTTTGCAAAAACCTCTGAATCTGCAAGCGGGAAAATAAAGAGAACAATATAGCCTCGAACCCACGACCATTACCCGAAATACCCGAAGTATCGATCCGCACACCCCTGCCTACCGTGCGATGGTACGTGTGTATTTTATCCAGGAGAGTCATGACTTCTTTGCTCAGCCCCAAAGCTCTGGAGTAGCAGGTCGGGGGCGCGCAGTCCGCCAGAAGCGCAACGCAGAAGAAACACGAGAGAGACGCGAGTCCCGGCTTCATGTCGGCTGTGACTCACCGCAAGCTGCGACACTCAAATAGTGGAGAGGACTCGCAGCAGTTTTAGGATcgagtgggagaagaagaaaaaaaaacacgcgtGATGACGTGGAGGCGCGGGAGGAAAACATCTGGACtctgttgtgttcatgctggtTTCCCGTTGCAGGAAAAAGTCTGTTCCTTCTGCTTCACGCGGATGAACAATTTTCAATGGCATGCTTATGCATGCTTGACAGGGTCGAAGCTGAGCTGCCTTTATTTATAACAGTCATATAACACGATTATTACACATATCCAGAAAGTAAATGCCTCTTGCTACATTGTGAAACTTTTGGCTTATTATGGATTTTGGCATCATTACATCAGCAATAAACAACAATCGTGTGTCTCACGGTCAGCTCATCGGAGCCACGGAGCCTTTTTTTAGATTGAGGAAgttcttttttctccttcttccaGGAACATCCCCACGGTCACCTGACTCAGGTGGATCCCgaaacacaaacatcctctCTCCGGCAGCAGGAACAAAAGCCTGCGGGGCGCATTCCTCTGCTGTGCTGCCCACAAGCCTTTCGTTTGCCGCGTCGCTGGGCTGCTGCGTGACTGAGCTTGGCTTATTAATAGGAAAAGTGtcctcatttcctctctctccaacGAGCAGCGCTGCAAGATCTGCCTGAACCAGGACATGGGATCTGGGGAGCAGTTTTTCCATCAGGCTTTGCCGCTTTTCCTGCAGTCTGATAGATTTGGAGGACAACGTCGCTGTTGTTAGAGGGACTGCAGCGTTAAAGCGCTTACCTCATGCGTCATGCATTTGAAGAAAGGCGTACTACACGTACAGAAAAGAATCGTCTACACTGCTGGTGACCACCGAACTACAAATGAGTTGTGATGATGCGTAACTTCAAGTCGTTTTATAGCAGCTAACAGACTCACCTCTTCCCTTCCTCATTGCCGCCTGGCATGTCCAGAGTGTTTTTCTGCACCACGTCTTCTCTCAGTTTGGCAGACAGAAGTCGGTCCGACTCTCCGGCACACCTATAGTCCGAGAGTTAAAAATCTGGTGAACTAATAGTACAAGATGAGCACAGAAAAAGATGGCAAGCAGCTGAGAATGTGATATCCCGGTCCTGGATGTGTTGCAGAGATCCGCATTAAAGTAATGTATAAACCGGCCCACACTGCGTACAACTCGTTCATCTGCCAGTAGGCGGATGCTGAGCTCAGCTCTTACCCAGAGTGCTCCTGCTCAGCCGATGAGGGAGCCGGGCGCTGTTTAGGGCAGAGAGCCTCAGTGATAGCAAGGAGCTCACTTTCAGGCagggtggggaggaggagacgcaTGGCCTCCAGGAGAACCTTGGGAGACACGAGGCTCTGCTTCAAAAGCCGAGTCGCAAACTCCAGATCCTGAAATGCGAAGCAGGACACGGAGCCACGTGAAGCACGCGtctctgttttcctgtttgtcgAACACGACACGGGAAACGGCGCCGACTAATCTTAACCTGGTCACACTTTGTGTAAAGCCTCTTGAGTTCCATCCGTTCCTTCAGATCTGCAATAGCTTGACCGTCGCTAATGGTCTCTTGCAACCtggaagtgatgtcacatttAGTGCACGTTGCTTCACACGGCTTCTCTTTGAGTCCTGACGCGATGAGACGTCTCACCTCTCAGCCAGCAGCGCCTCCACCTCCCCACGCCGGTagagcgcctcctgcaggatgGTTTCCATCCTGCAATCCTTTCGAACCTGAAACAGTCTCTCCTCCTGGCTTTCATCCTCCCCCACATCAGAGTCCTCTCTCCGCACCACGTTTGTCTCGACTCTGGACTGAGATGCCACCATGTCATCCAACTCTGTCCTCTCCTTCTGGAGCTGCTGTTCTGCTTCTTCGATTCCCTGCGGCGAGAGTCAAATCACTCTCTAATAAATAGAGCGTCAGAGGAGCCCGAAGCCATGCAGGGATTACGTCGAGAGGTGTGCGCTGCTTACCGAGGAGTGTCTCTTTATACTCTGAGCCACGTCTTCTCTCTCCAGGCTCTTTGTCTCCTTTAGCTGCTGGATGAGCAGGCTGTGCAGCGTGAGCATGGATCTGGAAGTCTCCAGGACCTTGGTCCTCCTCTCGGCCTTCTGGTAGTGAACGGTCGCCATCTGCACCGCCAGACTGTCGGCCTGAGACCGTAAATGATCCTCTCTCTCCATGTGCATCTCCTTCCTCACCTGTCAACGTCGACTGCGTTTCAGTTCATTTGTATGGACTCAAATGTCCTTTTTAAATGAGATATATAAAATACTTTGACAcatttaataatatattatacaCGAAAAGTGAGACTATGGCATCCGCTGCTGAACGATCTTAATACACAACTTCCATCAAGTCGGTCTGACTTTTATTCAAGGAAAGACATCACCAATAAAGCAGCTTTACTTTGGTCATGACGCCCGTCTCcatttccttctccttctcgaACAGTTGGATTTTGTCCTTCAGGCTTTTCTGGAAAAGCAGCAGGTCAGATGTCTCAGTTTTCAGCCTGGCTTCATTGGTTTTCCCCTTGGATTGTATATTCATCTGCAAAAACCACAAAACCAATGATGTGGTTGGGCTATAGACTCAATATATGCTTTTATAATACcaataaataaaaccacaccACAAATCCTTTTAAAAATTCCTGAATAACAATGTTCCCTTGAGGCCAActgtaaagtatttttttatgcatttaacCAAATGTCAAATGCAACTTTATCTCCTGTTGcagtgaaaataataaataggTTCTTGTTTTTGGATCGCTACAAACAAATATTGAGGAGTCTTGAAACAAAAACTGCTGCTGGGAAAACCTCATTTGTGGTGATGTGGAGCCAGGCGTCATCCGTAGAAAGGAACTCCTGCATTCAGAGGTTGAAAGACCATAATAACATTCACTGAGGTCTGACTAGGTGACGCCCACCTGttgctctctctcctttctccacgCTGCCAGAGCAGTGTGGAGTTTGCTTCTGGAGACGGCATGGGGAAGCACCAGGCAGCGGTCCATCACAGAGAAACACTTCTGAAACTCCAGTTTCATCCTGAGCAGATGGTCTTCACAAAGAGTCAGCTGAGATGAGCACAAAGACCTgggacagaaaaaagaagaagaaaaggatggCTGACAAGCATAAGCACACAGACATTCTCTGTATTTACAGCCTCTGAGAGGAAATGACAAGTGTTTTATTATTACGTCACTGACCTGAAGAAAGCTCTGCAGTGTGCCCTGATGatcctctgctcctgcagctccataTCCATGGCTTCCCGCAGAGCCTCCCTGGTGCAGCTGAGGGTTCGTAAGGCTGCCTTCCCTTCCTGGTGTAACCTTTCCTGACCCTGCAGGAGGGCACTCGCTCCTTGCTCCTTGGCTTGTCCGGGCGCCGTCTCCGGTTCCACCGGCAGCAGGGACTGTTGTGCCCCCGGAGGCAACAGCGTCAGCAGGGCCTGAGTCACGGTCGGCTGGATGGCTTTGACTTCTGCTACAGCACCCTGGATCACACGCATGGTCACCTGCAGAATGGATCCAAGATATGATTTGTTCCACATTGTGGGAAATACAAAGTGAGCTTCCGACCCATTCCATGTCCACGTAAAACATTCCACATAAATAAAAGACTGATGTAAAAGAaaggataaaacaaaacacacacataaaggacataataataaacatgcaacaacattaaataaaatgaatcataaaaataacaacaatcaTTAGGCCATCCAGATGTTGGGAGAGTGGCACCTTGCGGATGTCGGCAGCAGCCTCCTCATCCAGGTTGTTGATGAGCTCTGCCAGCTCTAAACTGTGAGCAGTCAGTAAGTTTTGCCAGCAGAGCAGGTGCTGAGCTACATCCACCCTTCCCTCCAGACCCCGACACAGACCTGACAGATCCTTCTGCCTCTGTTTGTGGACCCGGAGCTGGGAAAGGCAGGCAACAGGAGTAAAATTGGCTCATATAAATGTTGTGCTATCAATCAACAATACGAGAGTACTTGGAAGAAAAGTCATGAAGTGCACATCATCTCACCATCTCAGAGATGAGCTCCCGTCTCTTCTTAATCAGCCCACAGCGCATGGCTCTCCTCTCTTGGCTCAGTGCCTCATCCAGTCTCTGCCTCGCCATCACCAGTTCCTTCTGGGCCGTCTCCTGAAGCTGGTCCATCTGCTCCGCAGGCACAGGGCTCCACCTGGTGGAGACAGGGAAGCACGACAGTTCATTTAAAGCAGCCCTCATGGGTAAATTGGTATCTAAACTAAGGTTGATTTAATGTTCATGCTCTCCGTGAAATGACTATTTACTTATTTCATATTTGTGAAATGTAAGTTGTTCTTTGTGCTCCTATAGATTCGTATTCGACCACACACACGGTCTGTCTAGTAGAGTAATGCAGAAGAAACACGTGAAACGGTGAACACAGCAGGTACCAACCTCCTGATGTGAGAGAACCAACTGTCCAAATCATCTGAGGTGCTGGAGAACGTGTCAGAAATCAGGCTGTTGAGGCTGTGAAGGCTGTGGACCAGGAACCTTCTCTGTGCGTGGCGTTCAGCTAGCACATAGCGCTGGTTGGCAAGGACAAcatccagcacctcctccacctggtCCTGGACAGAAAGGATTGTGTattttgaaccttttttgttttacaggtAGCAATTATCAGAAATACAGTTACACAGAAGAACATAATTTCAGCAGCTCACTTGAGAAGAAAAGTAATCATGCTGAAGACTCTTGGCTGTCCTCGTCTCAAGCTCGCCCATCCTGATGGCCTCCTCCAGTTCCTCAGAGAAAATCTTGTGTAATTCCACCCGGCGCCACTCGATGATCTGCCTCTGGACCTTTGCTGAGGCCTCTTCGTGTTGGACCAACAGGATTTGCTGGAGTTTACTCTGACTCAGCTTGTGCAGCTTCTCCAGGAGCACACTACAGTGGAGGAGCTCCGGACAACATTACAAAATGAAGTTTAGAGTCAAGTCAGATCTCAGTTGGTTGTTTCTCAGAAAAAGTGTACTGGTAATTATTTCTACATTATTATATCTTAAAagttaaatacatattttgttATTGCGTTATATGCTGTTTttgtaaggcaaaaaaaaacacagcaagatgaaaaagaaaaaaaaagacaaatgtgttgttgttacCTGTCGGTCTGAATGGCGACACAGCACTTCTGCCTGGGCCTTCACTGCAGCTTCTCTGCAGTGCTCTGCTTCCATTTCTTCCCGGGTTTCCAGATTACATCGCCCGGCAAGAGCGGACATGCgtgctcctcgctcctccttCAACCGACCCTCCATGCCCAGCAGCTGTCCGTGGAGCACACTGAGCAGCCTCTGCTGGGCCTGGGTGCTGGTCCGGCCCTGGTACTGCAGACCTCCCAGCAGGGAGGAGATCACATCCTTGTAGATCTGAATCCGGATAGCCTCCAGGTTGTTGGTAGCACGCAGCAGTGTAGACATTTCGAGGCTTACGGGGATAAAATGCAGAGTTTTTGTTGAGACAtcttgcaaaaaataataaaatattagtgTCTCTGGGGGATATGATAGTAATAATTTAAGACTAGGCAAGAAAATTACAAATGTGTAAATGAACGCCAGCACAGTTAGTGCAAGAATCCATCACTCAACAATGTCTTTTTAACTGCCTGGAGAGTCCTGTCCTGAAACATcacaaaaaataatcaaaatttTTGATTTCGTGTGCCAGAgtttcttcatctctttctaACTATGTGTCCTTATTTTGCAGACtcaacatgtaaatatttaaataaagcctctgtattaaacaaaaaaatgtcaccACTATCTGTGAGGTGTCATAACTATTGATTTGTGTGAAACCACAAGTCAGTGGTAAACAGCCGTTTACCACGTTACATTTATAAATTAAGACTACATATTGTATGCACTAACATCTTTTTCCATGTGTCGGAAGTATTAACAGCTTATTCAAAAACATGAAGACTTACGGAGGGACATCTAACCCCCCCTCGACTTGTTTACTCACTTCTCCA is from Brachionichthys hirsutus isolate HB-005 chromosome 8, CSIRO-AGI_Bhir_v1, whole genome shotgun sequence and encodes:
- the cytl1 gene encoding cytokine-like protein 1, with product MKPGLASLSCFFCVALLADCAPPTCYSRALGLSKEVMTLLDKIHTYHRTKMCAADLPTIFLDVHNACVTAKLRDFLYVVLNHPSQYCRERPRMLLLKRKIQNLHTIISTVCYRDLVFFTDDCDALDTGHIRPYYAEDRLQLLQEER
- the LOC137898165 gene encoding limbin-like gives rise to the protein MRPVHVFARTVATWSLVVSVLTSAPPCLNITRDEIRLAGELESGNGRHDGTPLQFSNKLQNLSSISLIQRDLGRNSAEWKWLRTGGVTDINGRMLLSAEAPLSSSAAAGLWGHSVHSSLSYLSNMLDLRSRRSTLTRYNQGHALPQVQPVAPLSAFGVKFHKCAQVKLGAEPPQLTFLLLIHNMGPVGGRGTNLSQVAVRDSIAGIVPLKTEGRVVERGYQTFTIDSLSAGSQVVVNYTAHIKSHKSEVLDLPAFLTFSNASQNDVSMFGPLRANLTLRVNSTDKIYPNHGVHFAGFIVGFFVTLLLLSQGFLAMNLIGSRTRLYFLQQRRKRGESDPEYADCNMSETVKDEATCEDKMVDTMVLEDPQNMPQALENLEMSTLLRATNNLEAIRIQIYKDVISSLLGGLQYQGRTSTQAQQRLLSVLHGQLLGMEGRLKEERGARMSALAGRCNLETREEMEAEHCREAAVKAQAEVLCRHSDRQLLHCSVLLEKLHKLSQSKLQQILLVQHEEASAKVQRQIIEWRRVELHKIFSEELEEAIRMGELETRTAKSLQHDYFSSQDQVEEVLDVVLANQRYVLAERHAQRRFLVHSLHSLNSLISDTFSSTSDDLDSWFSHIRRWSPVPAEQMDQLQETAQKELVMARQRLDEALSQERRAMRCGLIKKRRELISEMLRVHKQRQKDLSGLCRGLEGRVDVAQHLLCWQNLLTAHSLELAELINNLDEEAAADIRKVTMRVIQGAVAEVKAIQPTVTQALLTLLPPGAQQSLLPVEPETAPGQAKEQGASALLQGQERLHQEGKAALRTLSCTREALREAMDMELQEQRIIRAHCRAFFRSLCSSQLTLCEDHLLRMKLEFQKCFSVMDRCLVLPHAVSRSKLHTALAAWRKEREQQMNIQSKGKTNEARLKTETSDLLLFQKSLKDKIQLFEKEKEMETGVMTKVRKEMHMEREDHLRSQADSLAVQMATVHYQKAERRTKVLETSRSMLTLHSLLIQQLKETKSLEREDVAQSIKRHSSGIEEAEQQLQKERTELDDMVASQSRVETNVVRREDSDVGEDESQEERLFQVRKDCRMETILQEALYRRGEVEALLAERLQETISDGQAIADLKERMELKRLYTKCDQDLEFATRLLKQSLVSPKVLLEAMRLLLPTLPESELLAITEALCPKQRPAPSSAEQEHSGCAGESDRLLSAKLREDVVQKNTLDMPGGNEEGKRLQEKRQSLMEKLLPRSHVLVQADLAALLVGERGNEDTFPINKPSSVTQQPSDAANERLVGSTAEECAPQAFVPAAGERMFVFRDPPESGDRGDVPGRRRKKNFLNLKKGSVAPMS